Genomic window (Salvelinus fontinalis isolate EN_2023a chromosome 3, ASM2944872v1, whole genome shotgun sequence):
ACTACAGAGCTTCAGGGCCTGAGTCGTGTACCCTTGCTAGAATCTTCTTTGTTTGCCAACTGAGTGAAATTATGATTTACTTTTTATTCCCTTCATAGCCTGAACCGAGGAGCGTGGAGGTGAAGGAAGGCGCAGTCACAAAAGTCCCGAACAACCAGAAACAAACGAAGAAAGCTGCAAGGGACAAGTCAGCTGCAGAACTAAATCTAGAAAACAGGTGagcgattaaaaaaaaaaaaaaaaaaaaaaaaaaaaaatatagtaAATGACACGCAAAAGAATATGCAAGAGATGTAGATTGATAGATAAagctctctcccattctctctcgctTTCAGAGAAGGTGCGTTACAAAATGCTGACGAAGATGAACAGGTCCGAAAGATGCCCAAGAAGACTAAAAGGAAagctgttgagatgggagaagggGGTGCGACcgaggaggagaggcagacaaAAAACCAGACGACTGCAGCCCAATTTGCGGAGGCGAGGGTAAAGCAGAAACGCACGGTGTTTGTCGGCAACCTTCCTGCCAGCTGCACAAAGAAGGTAACAGCAGCCCCAGTCCTAGTCGTGATAAGCAGTGACCATAATCTCATTGATTAGGTATGTCGAAAGCAGACCTGGGTTTTAAAAGCATGTGAAAATACAAATGTTTAATATTATGTTTCTCGGTTTGGTTTTTCAGACACTACAGCTTGTCTTCAAGGATCAGGGAGCCATTGAAAGCATTCGGTTTCGATCAGTGGTAAGTACTCCATTCACTATTAGGTTAATCTAATACCTATTAGACAATATGAGTGCTCATTTCCACTAGGGTTGAGCTTCCTGAAAGCTTTCATAGTAATGGATGAAAGATGATCTTAGTGAAACATTTCTGAAGACTCAACCCTGATCGGTGAAGCTAAAACATGGCATTTTTCTTGCAGGTAAGAGAGGATCCATCTATGTCACGCAAAGTAGCAGCTATTCAGTAAGTTTCCCTGATTTTTAACCATGAGAAATGCGAACGctgatttacatttaagtcatttagcagacgctcttatccagagcgacttacaaattggtgcattcaccttatgacatctgACTGATTGAATGGGAGTTTATCCGTGGTAACATGACGCATGTATTCGAGTCCTCTTTGTTGTTGCTTTCCCTTTCCAGACGTAAGGTTCACCCAAAGAAGCAGACCATCAATGCCTACGTGGTGTTCAAAGCTGAGGAAGGAGCCGAGAAGGCATTGGAAAGGTAGTCCCTGACAAGCATTCAACTTGAATTTTAGCGTGGCTGTTTTAAATGATCATAATCTCGTAAACCCAGAACTGAAGTCTTCCTTAATTGCGTCAGATGCTCTATTACATTTCCGTTCAGAAATGTGAGATGTGAGCACCTGCGAAatatgatgtaaaaaaaaaaaaaaaaatgcatactAGAACAAAGTTCCTCGTTAGTCGTCACATCCCACAGTCCGTTGAGACGCTATACCACGTTACGCGCATCTGTCCGGGAGGTTAACATATCAAGTGTTCTCTTTAGGCCCTTGTGGGTTAATATGTATTACACTACTTTAAATGTTGCAGGAACGGCATGGAGATTGAGAAAGACGTTCACATCCGGGTGGACAGGGTCACCAAAAGTTCATCGGTAAGTGTCCCCACGACATTGGATATTTTAAAAAGAACACACCAAGCGTTAAGACCGGAATACTTGGTGGCAATAAGAATGCACTTGCTGACAGTTCAACTTAAGGTCATACATTTGCTTAATCTTTTGATTTTGTATAAACTTGTTTGAGCAAGGATACTGCGACATCTATTGAATAGAATTGTTTGGTCTTTCAGCACGATCACAAGAGGTCAATATTCATTGGCAATCTACCATTCGGTGAGTAACTATAAGAGGGTTTACTTTCCTGTGAACTTGTCAGTCAAGAGGAAAGCAATAACATGCAGGTTATTGGGTTCATATTTCATACTGTATTAACTTGCAGATATAAACGAATTGCCACTGCGACAGCACTTTGAGGAGTGTGGCAAGGTGGAGGGGGTGCGGTTGGTGCGGGACAAGAACTCTGGAATGGGCAAGGGCTTCGGCTACATCTTATTCCAGGTGAGGAAATATAACATTTCATATGCACCAGACCCGCTCGGAGATGTTATGTATGCATTTCAAGAGGCTTCCCACTACTGAGCTGGCCAAGTCTGATACTGCAGCCAATGCGTTGCATGCACAGTTTGGGTTGTGACTACTACTAATTTGTCTTATGAAACCTCTACTCTAACTACACCATCTCTAATGGCTGTTTTTGTTGTAGAGCATCGATGCTGTCCAGCTGGCCTTGAGACTAGACGGCTCCGACCTTCTCGGGAGGTCGGTCCGGGTGAAGAGGTCAGTGAAGAAGCAGAAAGAGAAGAAGGTGGTGCACAGAGGGCctagagggaaagaaagagagactaaGGGTGCAGGGAAGGAGCCTACCAAAGGGGGATTTAAGGGGAGACCGGGCCAGGGCGGTCCCCAAAACAAATCTTCAGGGAGGCCGCAGGGGAAGGGGCCTCAAATGAAATCGACGGGGAAGCCATTCAAGAAAAATCCAGGCGAGGCACAGAAAGCCACCACAGGCCCCTCTTCCTTCAAAGGTGAGATGGCAGACCCAAACAGCAAAAAAGCTAAGGCGAAAGCACTGAAGAAGAAACTCAAACCGAGGAAAAGGAATCAGGTTGTACACATTTGATGGTCTGTGCTTTGTGATGTATCATTAAAGCAGAAAATGTGTTGTACAATTATCATGGTGTGTAAACGTTCCTGACGTAACATCCAGGCCTACCCACATTTCCAGTTGAAACATGGTTGTTTTTTTAGGTTGGGGCTGTCCCACCGAATATGTATGTCAATCCCACCTAATGATAAGGTTAAACATTCATGAACTATTCAAGACAGACTAAATAAAATTTTAGAAGAAGCAAAAGTGTTGTCATTTACCTTTTTATTTAGATTTCTTACAAAGAGGAACAACCTCTTAATGACCTAACAGAACATTCAATCACTTTAAAGTATCCATGTCAGACTGAAAACAAAACAACTTATACAATGTGGGAGCAAGGAAATTGAAAGACTAAGAAGTTTGTAGAAAGAGGTCTTAGTACAGGGGCTATATGTATCAAGCCTCAGAGTAGGAATTATTTTTTAAGATAAGTCTCcttagatcacaatgaataagacTGCAGgggggaggacctgatcctagatcagcactcctactcaagATGCTTAATACATATGGTCCCAGAGCTGTGGAAACGTGGGATGGTATTGTAAATGCTGAGAAATGTTTTGCTATACCTTTCAGAGAAGCAAAACACTAACTGCATATGAATCCAATAAAATGGGTCCGATAGGCATTTGATTGGTTACCATTGCTGCAAATCAAGAGATGGTAATTTGATGCGACCAATAGTAACACACAACATGTGGTAATTGGACGGGTTCATGTTTTTCATTTGGATAGAAGCAAAAGAATACCCTCaagtgagtaaaaaaaaaaaaaagttaaccaATTTTCTATACAAGTCAGGATAAGGGGTTATAGGCGCTCCGGGATGAACTTTCCCCTAAGTAATGATCTAGGATCACCTTCCcctccccaatcctaaccttaaccattagtggggaaaatacaaaactgacccaagatcagcatctaggggcaacttcaccctactcctGTTATAGGAGGGTCCAGAGGAAGAGTGTTCCGAGGGGAAACTTCCATCGACGATCCTCATTCTAAGTCGTCTTCATTCAAGCTACCTTGTGCGCTCACAATACGCTGCAGGAAAGAGAGGGAAATTCAAAATCCATAAACATGCTGAAGAAATGTGTCCCATTTCCTCTTCATTGTTGATATGGTACAATAATCAAAGCGTctcaggagtgctgatctagggtcaggCCCCGTATTCAAAAAGCATCTTCTACTCAGATGCTATATGAATACTGGCTTAGGTCCCCTCTGTCCATGTTCTTACTCAAGGTAAAAACGGATTCTAaaatcagtactcctactctATGGTTGAGACATGAAAGGACTGAAGATGGTTAAACAGTGTGGTGGGTGCCTTTCATTAGGTTAGAAAGACCACCATACTGTTTTCACCTCTCAAGCCTTGTACAGTTCCAGCatttaattataattttttttttttacttggagGCACCTACAGCTCTACCAAAGTCATGAGCTGTGTTTGTCTAATATTGACACGTTTGTTACCTAAACTCATTCTTGAATCAGATTTGACTTCTGTCTAGCATATCATACAAATGGTTTAAGGGCTGGGCGATATCTAAATCATTTGAATTTGTTTTAGCACAATGTTCAAATGCCTGTATCGCAAGAATCTGTTTTAATTATCGTTCTGTCTTTGGTCTCGTCTCCGTCGCTCCTTGTGTGCACTGTGCACCTTCCCACCAGCACACAGACAAGCCCCTCCCCCCGCACGATAACTTCCTCTGACAACAAGCCCCTTCCCCCGCACGATAACTTCCTCTGACAACAAGCCCCTCCCCCGCACGATAACTTCCTCTGACAACAAGCTCCTTCCCCCGCACTATAACTTCCTCTGACAACAAGCCCCTCCCCCCGCACGATAACTTCCTCTGACAACAAGCCCCTCCCCCCGCACGATAACTTCCTCTGACAACAAGCAGTCTAAAAACTTAAGAGTCGTTCATATGGACACCAAAACGCTTACACACTATTTTACTGCAATAGACGAGGACTTAACCTTTCTGATGATACCCTTTATGTCTCAACTATCAACATGTAGAACAGAGCAGACCCTACTAAAACGAGTATCGATGAACATGATTGTGGAAAAGTAACGGTCAGTTTGTCGGGCGCGGCATTGCGCCACcactagcagcattttagccacagCCTTATGCAATGTTGCATAAAAATACGCATTTATATTAGGAGTTGGTaactcgttctcattctgagaaataagcatcggtttatccaggtaggccacttgatttcgaCATTTAAATAAAGTGGCCAGGCTGtgttgttcaaacagttggagacagattTGGAGGGTCTGTTCATACCTTGTTGGCaagcaaatagatccaagttggtTAGACTTGAAATATAAAACATTAGCTGGCTACTCTGCCCGCTACAAGAAGTTGGTCATTGTGCATGTTTCTGGCTAAATTTGTAACAAATGGCATTTTCATggacttgaaagccagatcaattattttttttaaacaggtaAAAACTATTTTAAATAAATTAGTCAGTCTTATGGTTatggaaggcttatatttagcctaTTTATAATTTTACAAGCCCTGAATTAATTATTGCTGattgtttgaaatgcagtgtgtTGACCTTTAACTGCAACAGGGCTTATGAGAGAATGTTTACAGATAAAATCTAGGTATATTGGGAATCgcccatgtttaaaaaaaaagagatGTGATTTTTACACCATATCAGCCAGCCATAATTGGTTTCTGCCTTCTTGCTTGAATACACTTACTGCAAGTTGCTCTGAATAGAAGCGGACCTGCTGCAGTTGCGGGCATTAAAAAGTTAGTTTGTCACAAACAGCAGGAGACGACAGAGCGCTGTGTTGCACACACATTGTGGCAATGTTTCTGCTAATAGCGCTGCAACTCTATCCTGAAACGTATGAGAGGCACTGTACCTGGCTGATGGTTAGTGTTGTTACATAAGCTCAATGTTGAATAGGCTTGCAGTTCTGACTACATATTAGATACATTATACATTAGCTTCCTTACATGTATGCACTTACTGTACGCAGCCCAGGgtaggagtgtctgctaaatgaccttgAAGCGGAGAAAAGAACTGTACCTGGCTGATGGTGGGCAGTTTGGTGAGTAGCATCTGGAAGACAGGTGGCGGGAGGGTCTGCTGCAGCACCTGGAGAAGCTGCTGGGGCTGGCCGCACACGGCGATGGCGTTGGTCAGGTGCTCCACGCCGTTCTCGTAGTCACCTATACCGGAAAACACCAAGTGCAAAGAGGTTTAGATCGACAAAAACGAGTAGTACATCACATGGAGAACAGTGTCGTTACTCTGGTCACAAGTAAATTAGGTAGTGCATTATATGGAGAACAGTGCACTAAATGGGGAATAGGGGGTCATCGCTTGGTAAAAAGAAGTGCACTAGAAGGCCTATATGGGGAATAGTgcgtcacacacacagaccaagtGATGTCAATGTAAGACTGGTTTACCCTGAGCCAACAGCTCCTCTCCCAGCTGGATCTCCTCCAGAAAGAACTTCTGGACCGCCTCAGCATCCTTCAGGTCTGGGAGCTGCAAGAGTCCCACAACACACACTACTTTCCATAGGTCAAGGAATAACTGAAACATAATGTACTGGTGGAAAAGCTGCTGTCGATGGCCTGTGCTCCAGGAGGAATAAAAGGCCTATTCAAATGAGTCGGGCAATCCACAGAGGCGTGCCACTTAGTCAGGTGCAAGGTCAGAGTTCAATTTAAGTGAACTCTTAGGGCACAGCAGTTCTTGCACTTCCTCCATTGGAAAAACAATGGTTCTGTGGCGAACACGCCAATCTTGTGCGAGTCAAGAATATGGGCCTTAAGTAACAGATTTGAGGGAAGAGCAGTGAAGTCGGTCAGTTTCTATTGGGGACCTGTACAGTTGTGTTGACTGAAATTTGGTACCACTGTACAGACAAAAGGTTGTGTCAATGCACGAATTCTAGTCTCAAAACAGTCCTACCCAGCCATCACCTCGCGGTGTCCCAATACACGCCAGTGAAGATCGTCTCTTGTTTATTTCACTGGAGATTTATTTTCCACGTGGTATCACCTGACGTGTACTAGACATGACGTCTTCAGACGTGTTCATTGAGGAGGAATTGAAATATTACCGTGAGGGGATTTTACTCACCTTCGAAAGTCCTGTCCCTTGTTTTGCAGCAGCCTGATTTCTCCTCCCTGGGGCAGAGGTAACACAATCACTGTTAATATAAATAGCTTTGGGGATTGTTCCTGTTTGTACTTGGACATCTTAGTTTCTCTGGCGATCCTACAATGCCAGACTATGATTAGGAACAATCAAGGAAGTCACATTAACACCCTGAAGTACAGCTTCAGTCTTGAACTCCAATATAATCCCCACCCCTTCTGATATCCCTTGATAAAGTGGTTTACCCGGGTCAGAATCAGGAAATAAGCGTAGCCGCTAAGTAGCAAGTGACTAGCCAAACAATCctagttattattatttttcctgATAGGGTGATGAACTACCACAGTGGAAGGTGAATGACAAAAAAAGGTGTATAAAGCATTGTGGCCAGCTGACAACCAAAGTCCAGCTTTCATACTGTAATCCAGCTAAAATTGTAGTCTAGTTAATGTGGGACtggaatgtgatttttttttgggggggggggggttgtgataTGTATAGGATTTGTGACATGCATCCAGATCTGTATTCTAATTTACTCCTCTATTAGAGTGAGGCATTCTGGGTAGAAGACAAGGCAGAGCTGCCATGATGTAGTGTGTGGAGGTGTGGCCATTCCCACTCATATTTATTTTATATCCCATTATGCAGTCTAATGCACTTAAGGAGCATTGTCAGCTTCTTCCTACCAACAACCCACTGCCTTAAATGAGCGGTAGGCCTGGATAGAGTAACATTAGGGATATCCAGGTTGCTTTTAATCCTGCTTGGCAAGTTCTGTCTGATATGGCTAGTAGCCTAGAATGGTTGGTTTAGATTACATAACAGTTCAAACCACTATCAATGAATGAATCAGGGTAGGTGCAGCTTTCCATGTCTGAATTCAAGTAACAGAACGCGTGTGAGTGAGTAGGAAGTACATTAATACATGATATAGAAGCTAGTTAGCTGAGAAACGCTCATCTCCTCGAAGAGAACAGAGTTGAGCGTTCCTCTGCTATGAGCTAACGTCAGCACTGGCTAGTTAAGTGCAGGGTTTTTGGGGTTAGCAGTGCGCTGACAATGAATGAATTAATCAGATCTATTGCACAAACCATTAACGTTACCATTCAAGCTTCTATACTTCGCTAATTGGGAATAGTTAAACGAGTTCGGCCTGGCTCGGGCATTTTGTTGCACCTTAGGTCTCCCAAACAGAGACCGGAGTGGGGTGTACAGGACGCAGACAACACTCACGTTCTCGCAGCCTGTTCTTGAAGTTGGGGTCACTCCGTCTTTTCCTGTCGAAGTAGATGCAGTAGCCGACGAACAGAGCCCCGCAAACACCGGCGGCTATCGTGCTCGATTTACCGCCCATCATCACTTCCGAAATGGTTAATATTTCTGTGTTAACAAAtataatatttcaattttggcTTATATCAGAGACGGTACATGACCTCACACAGGCGCAAGTTCCCAGCAAAAGGGACCAGTAGGACCACTGACTAATTTGACAGATAGGGTGTCCGCATTGAACGCCTGATGAAAAAGAATACAACGTGAATTCCCAATCACATGATTTCTCCAATAACGTATGCATTTTGAGTGCATATAAAGTGTTGGATGTTGTTGAAATCAgatgggaaaaaatacatgtgttAGGATTTCTTCAAATCAATATAAGTAGCAGTCGGACGCATTGAAATGTAAGTGCCACAAGGTGGCAGTAGCAATTCATTAAAAAAGAAGCAGCAGGCAAATGATCACATTTGATACAATTTAACAGTATTTTCCCCAGAGTAACAAAAATAGAAACAATTTAACTACAACTCTAGGTATTTTGACTGTCTGGGGTAGACCACACAGCAGCAAACAATGGCAAAGTGAAATATTGAACATTAGGCTACATGGTGAGTGACACAATCATCTAGACTAGTAAGAAAACATGTACAATTTTGCTTTCACTATGACCAATTCATTTACGAAAAATTATGCCAGTTGCTCATATGCCTGTCTGGCCTTAGTTGGCACTTCTCATCTCCCAGATGATAGCAAATCCCTAGAAGTGCTGCTCAACAGAACAGATGGTCAGCTGCATTACATGTGCAAGTCCAGACTGCTGCAAAAATATACCACCTTGACTATTAGGCTTCTGAGGGCACATGCTCAGACCTGCATTAATACAAACCATCAGGCATGCACATCCTTGCATGGATTACATCATCACCATACTGTGTCTGGTATGACGTGCACCTTTGCCTTTAAATGGCAACCGAGCCATTCTGCACCCTTGCACAATGTCTGTGGCCGGTTGTTGTGGTTACAGTTTATTAAAGGGATAACTGAACCTTAGAGATTGGCGTCATTGACCACACGTCGCCGGGTGACAGGATTTTGGAAGGGTGTGTGTGCTTTTGGTGGGTTGTTTCCAGTTaagctgtgggtgtgtgtgtgtgtgtgcatgtgtttgtacaAGTGTGTGTTTGAACAAGTGTGTGTACACCACACCCTTATttatgtctctatgtgtgtgtgtgtatgtgcacatgcATTGCATGTGTACTTCttcatacttgtgtgtgtgtgtgtgtgtgtgtgtgtgtgtgtgtgtgtgtgtgtgtgtgtgtgtgtgtgtgtgtgtgtgtgtgtgtgtgtgtgtgtgtgtgtgtgtgtgtgtgcgtgtgtgtatcagtggaggctgtggaggctgctgaggggaggacgactcataataatggccggaataaagtatgtatgtatgtgtatgtgcgtaCGTGTGTACACTTGTCTGTGGACAGTTTACATGGTAGGAGGATTATCCGTCTGCCCTGCCGTCTCTCTCGCCAGCGGCTTAGCAGCTCGCACCTGGCATGCAGCTGCCTGGGGGTTGGCGAAGAATTCGCCCCTCAGGGACATCTAGCTCCGCCGGTGCCCGGGCATGACACGAGGCGGCTCAGCCAGAGGCTCGTCTTCTCGCGGCGGTGGGTTATTATTACCATTACTCAATCGTTCCTGGAAGCTGCTTTGGAAACCCTACTGTATGTGAtccctgtgcgtgtgtgttcggAGGTCTCCTAATCCATGCTGTCATCCCAGGCCACATTATACATGTCTGTAGCAATTCCCTAGGAAACATTAACTCTTGTCGATAGCTGGGACTCAGACAGATCTTATGTCGATCTGGGTTGGA
Coding sequences:
- the rbm34 gene encoding RNA-binding protein 34 isoform X2; amino-acid sequence: MKSEGPSVDKQPMDYVVGSVSGSLFPKESASSSGSLSALFQAAPVVDTLFFVPAPKPEPRSVEVKEGAVTKVPNNQKQTKKAARDKSAAELNLENREGALQNADEDEQVRKMPKKTKRKAVEMGEGGATEEERQTKNQTTAAQFAEARVKQKRTVFVGNLPASCTKKTLQLVFKDQGAIESIRFRSVVREDPSMSRKVAAIQRKVHPKKQTINAYVVFKAEEGAEKALERNGMEIEKDVHIRVDRVTKSSSHDHKRSIFIGNLPFDINELPLRQHFEECGKVEGVRLVRDKNSGMGKGFGYILFQSIDAVQLALRLDGSDLLGRSVRVKRSVKKQKEKKVVHRGPRGKERETKGAGKEPTKGGFKGRPGQGGPQNKSSGRPQGKGPQMKSTGKPFKKNPGEAQKATTGPSSFKGEMADPNSKKAKAKALKKKLKPRKRNQVVHI
- the rbm34 gene encoding RNA-binding protein 34 isoform X1 — protein: MKRYFSEESEGPSVDKQPMDYVVGSVSGSLFPKESASSSGSLSALFQAAPVVDTLFFVPAPKPEPRSVEVKEGAVTKVPNNQKQTKKAARDKSAAELNLENREGALQNADEDEQVRKMPKKTKRKAVEMGEGGATEEERQTKNQTTAAQFAEARVKQKRTVFVGNLPASCTKKTLQLVFKDQGAIESIRFRSVVREDPSMSRKVAAIQRKVHPKKQTINAYVVFKAEEGAEKALERNGMEIEKDVHIRVDRVTKSSSHDHKRSIFIGNLPFDINELPLRQHFEECGKVEGVRLVRDKNSGMGKGFGYILFQSIDAVQLALRLDGSDLLGRSVRVKRSVKKQKEKKVVHRGPRGKERETKGAGKEPTKGGFKGRPGQGGPQNKSSGRPQGKGPQMKSTGKPFKKNPGEAQKATTGPSSFKGEMADPNSKKAKAKALKKKLKPRKRNQVVHI
- the LOC129838875 gene encoding mitochondrial import receptor subunit TOM20 homolog, translating into MMGGKSSTIAAGVCGALFVGYCIYFDRKRRSDPNFKNRLRERRRNQAAAKQGTGLSKLPDLKDAEAVQKFFLEEIQLGEELLAQGDYENGVEHLTNAIAVCGQPQQLLQVLQQTLPPPVFQMLLTKLPTISQRIVSAQGSLNEDDLE